The DNA region TCAGTCCCATCTAGAgagccctcttgtggtgacctCGAGCCAGCTGTCTCCTGTTGTACTGATGCAAAGCTGAACCCATTACTTGCGTCTATGGGGTCAATACTCACTGCCTCGACATGGATGGTATCCTGTTGTATGCTGACCTTTCCTTCTTGCTGAAGGGTCAGGGAAACTTGAGCCTCTACTGACTGGATGATGGCCGAGGAGCTCCTACTGTCCGGGGAATCTTGCGTCTCTTTGGCGTTCATGATGACATTAGAGACTGTCTCGATCACGGCATCAGTCACCTGATTGTGTAAAGCCAAACGAGGTTTATACTCAGTGCGTGAACTGCTGAGTTTCTAGAGATCGTACGGTCTGATGGTTATGGTATTTGCTGCAGTGATAAGAAGACATAAAACGAGCATGCAAGAAGGGGAACATTTTAGAAATAAAATTGAACGATTCAAAGTTTGGCAAGAGGCGGACAAGACAGTGCATTATAGAGAGACAACTTCACTCTTACCTCTGGATCCCCAGATCCTGCACTGACAATGTTTTCCAAAATCTGTGAAATCGCTTCCACGTCACTTTCGCTGGATGAAGAATTTGAAGAAGTCTGATTGACAAGAAACTCGGCTACTTCTTCTGCATTTCCTTCCGTCACATCAACCTGCCAAAATGAAAAATTTATGTTTGAGACAACAAATTCTGACAACAAAAAACTCATAAAACTCTGcaatgttttcatgttttcatttAGCTTACTATACAATTCCATAGTTCACCAAACCTTACATCAACGATATCTTCAACGGTAACAGTCTTCATTGCTTCACCGCAGCTTTGAATCACGTGTTCCTTCCAATAGAAATACTGAGGGGGAGGTGCTGTTGAACAGTTTCTTGTGGCTCTTGGAAATCCAGCtgtgaatatttaaaaaaaaatattcttaagAAATTATATTTCATTATATCACAAACACtctcttcagaaaaaaaatatttactacTATGAAACAAATTGGAGAGATGGTGATCGAAAGGAAAATCTACTGGGAGATTCCCCgtacggcgaactgtgtacaaacttcttctgatcaTGTGCCCACTTTTGAACCATGCTCCTATAGCTAGTGTTAATTACCCAAGGGGACAAAATCACCGGAAGACAGAATTCCCTGAGATTCCAGCAGAATCCAGAAGGAGTTTGATTGGAAATCCTGCCGGGTTCCCAGCAGAATTCGGACAGGACTTGGAGGAATTTTTTGCAGGATCCAGGCGAGAACCTAGAggaaaaacagttttgttttctgtggGGGAAGCAGCTATTGAACTGGACAGAAATGTTCTTATTAATGTTGTCCTTCACTTTATTATCACAACACTTGCTccaagttaacatttgtttgtaattattgTTCACACAAACCATTCGTCGTAGTGAGCGGGCATCTCTCGATGGACTCTGCAGTTAAACCAGCCATCGTCACCGGCCAGAACAAGGTACCAAGCACCGCATCTTCGGTGACTTCTGGTGCACACTGACCTATATTGGAGTGGTGCATGAAAGGAAACGTTCAATGTTGAgctctcaaaaaaaaaaggatatacATATATATAGATGCTCTGAAAACAACACAAATGCTCAGCAAAGGTAAAAATGCTTTCATGATTATATTCTGTTCTATTCTCCAACTATTTTTTCATTATCCTCCACTTTTGCCCGACAAAACACCTGAAAACAAAGTCTTTAAACCACAGTCcttccggtaaacagtattgtccataggcccacacttcgtgtatcacaacttatatataaaacaacaaacctgtgaaaatttaggctcaatcagtcatcagagtcgggataaaataatgggaaaacccacccttgtttctgccatgacatgtgtttaaaataaatccgtaattctcgctatcaagaattgataattgttttaatgttttctcaaaaagtaaagcatttcatggaataatatttcaagagaagtctttcactattaccttctgtaaaccctgtaagttatttgtaaatctgtgaacttttattttttctgctgttccgaaagtgttcaatggctttaaggcagtggacactgttggtaattactcaaaatatttattagcataaaacccttacttggtattagggtgctgttgatagtataaaacattgtgagaaacggcttcctcggaagtgacgtagttttggggaaagatgttattttccacaaatttgatttcgggacctcaagtttagaatttgatgtctcaaaatcaagcattttctttcattattatctcgcaactttgatgaccaattgagctcaaattttcacaggtttattttatacttatgttgagatacaccaagtgacttgtctttgacaattaccaaaagtgtcgagtgtctttaatgttATTTATGCATTGTCTTTATATTCAACATAGCCTCATAGTCTTCTATAGTATGCACCAGACATTTTGTCTTTATCTAAAGGTTGCACAACAAAATTCCCATGTACGCTGTATACTTACCAACCACAAGAAATTCTAAAGAACACTGCAAGACCAGATTGTACATTCCAAACCATTGATGGTACGTCACTCTCTGTTTACCAATAGAAAATTCACCCCCAGAAACGGCAGTTGATGTAAGGTTTGTCTCGTCCCAGCCAGTAAGATCCGGTTCCAACCAGTTGACTCTAGTCAAAGTGAGCCCAGGATCCGCCACGACTGAAAAGGTTGTTGGGCAAACCAGATCTACCACTGTTTGTAAGGAAGATCcaattaaaaatttacatttaaaaccCCACAAAAAAACTATTATTGATAGATTTGAACAAGTCTCTCTCATGTTTCTTGTTTACGGGTTGATAGACTGAATGCATACATTGTTTGCCACACAAAAATTGATTTCTTGAATGCAGCGTTTCCACGTACAGACCCAAAGAATGACCAAGTGAACAATATTttcaagacaaaacaaattgaagaaggcaaataacaaatacaaatagCAATAAGAATAGCAAAAATATCATCAGATTGCAATGCACCTGTGATTGTGACGGTGAAGTTACAGAAGTTGTGATTCACAGACGTGTCTGTTCCATTGTACATCACCTTGGTATCTCCAACTGAGAAAGTTCCGTATCCATCTTGATGACATTCATTGGAGACAGTTGCTGAGCAACCAAACTCCACATCAACAGACTGACCAGAGTTATCCGAGAAGACTGGAGGGACCCATGAGTGAGGTACCGGAATGGTTGACGCGGCAGGAATTATCGCATCATCAGGGCAGCCATTGATACCAGGAGGCTCGTCATCTAAATACATTAAAGAGAGCAAATCAAGAAAGTGCATTCTAACAACACATTTCCTTTGAAAACTAATAACATAATATGCAGTTATTAAGACATTTGTTGTAAGGATTACTGTGCACTAGACGAAGTTATCAGAGACAGTTGGAAGGATCCATGAGTGGGAAACTGGAATGGTTGACTGGAATTCTAAAGACCAAATATTTCCTAACAAGAAGTTGAAAACAAAGAAGATAATACAACTGTTTTATAATTGTGAGTGATTGGCTGAGGTATTGCAACTAGGGTTTGCTTAAAGCAGCCACAAGCGCCTGGTCTCTCACCCAGGTTCTCATGTACTTCCTAAGTTGTGTGTGATGGGCGAAGATGTTGCAAATGTGGTTTACTCTGAGCGGACACAAACCCCTGGTCGCTCAAACTGGTTCTCGGCTGTGGATGGTGGTGGCTCAACGTGGGTTAGCTCTAGAGGTCACATATCCCAAAGTCCCTCGATCCTGGTCCCGGGGTCTAGTGCACCCGCAGGGGTTGGGTTGTTGGACTGGCAGTGCCTCCACCAACATCCATCTGGCCCTGGTATTGCTTCAAGCGATTTAAATGGACCACTTTGGCTTTGTCCTGTCgagattaagcttgggcgatatcaatttattttattcacgatatatcgccgacaatatatcgcgatattcgatataatcgcgattaatgaaatttgacatcatcagtcttcaaactccaagtgaaagttgtagaagagacagtcatagcttaagagaggtgttctaatgacctattcttctggttttactccaaacctatggggtgcaagatgtctcagctagcaaatacatcgcgatatttaatcgatattgcgatgtatcgcgatatatcaatatttcgattaaaaccaaatccatccgatatcgaaatcttTTCCAAactaatatcgcgatattcgataatattgtGTTATCGCCCAGGCTTAGTCGAGATTTCTGGATCCTGTACAGGTGACCTGGTCCAGATGCGCTACTGCTTAGGGCCAATCCCACCAACACGGAAGTTTTGGTGTACGACAGATCTACTTGCTAGGTTCGGTGTATTAGAGCCACACTGGTTGACCAAGCTCATACCCTGTCTTGTTGTGCATCTGCTGGAAAAGCAACTAGTGTGTGAAAGAGCACCGGACAGGGATCCGCACGACTGCCCCCTCATGAGACAGCATGACCCTGAACGGGGCAGCAGCTCCAGAGAACTGAACTGTGGGTACCAGGGCGTTTTTGAGTGGTACTGACGTAGCCCAATCATGTTCATCCTAGATGTATACTCAGGGAAATGATATTGGCGCCTGAAACCCCAAACCCATCTGATCTAACAGCAGCTACTACAAGACATAACAATGGGGCAAAGCTTACCAACAACGTCAACTTCAAAAGAGCATGTCAGAACCAGATTGTTGATTCCAAACCACTGCTGATATGTCACTCTCTGTGAACCAATTGGAAACGCCTCTCTTGAAACGGCGGTCTTTGTAAAGTTTGTCTCGTCCCATCCGGTTAGATCTGGTTCTTGCCAGTTGACTCTGGCTGTACTCGAGCCAGGATCAGTTGAGATCGTCACATTCAACGGGCAGACTAGATCAACCTCTGTATATAAGGAAACAAAGAGGGAGACTGCCATGATTGGTAGAATAGCACAGTTGAGCGACAACACAAGGTCACAATATTGATTTGTGTAAATTTCATTTACAAACCGATTTGACTTGGTTTGGCCATACATATAATTTTTAAGATCttagaaaggaaaaaaaaaacattcataaataccctagacagtttctctactcctattgatggagagcgcgtcacgtgggtgtgcataaaccttttgttaatgaccggtaaaaagtgttattcatatgcgtgacacgcgagcttgcacctgttcttataagacagtttcttcattcttattggtcgagagcaacggctgaaacagttgtgccacatcatgcgatacaCCCGACGCCCACAGCACTCCCTCTCATTACTGGAGGGGTGGtgtgtttaaagaaatcatttaacaattgtaatttttgcatttattttactttttgaccagaaagtgatgatgtttttgaccgaaaaggtatttatgaatgggaatcaaagtgtgttgaatcggttttcaactagtggtttaaacccgccgaggcctggttcttgataatttacctcttACCTTACCAAATTACCAAGAACCTCGCcacgttgggattaaaccactggttgaaaacctcttcaccacacattgattcccttaagtAATATGGGTGTTTGAACAGTCTGATGCATGGTCTaagcaaataaaagtaataaaaacttaatagtATTAAAACATAATACATTCAAGGCACCTGTGACTGTGACAGTGAAGTTACAGAAATACTGATTTCCAGATGTGTCTGTTCCAAAGTACATCACCTCCGTATCTCCAACTGAGAAAGTTCCGTATCCATCTTGTTGTTGACAATCACTGTCAATGGTTGCTGAGCAATCAAACTCCACATCAACAGGCCCTCTATTATTTAGGAAGACTGGAGGGATCCATGAATAAAGAACCGGATTGGTCGATCTTGTAGGAAGTATGACGTCGTCAGGGCAACCTTGATTGGAAAGAAATTCAGTAGCTATATGTAAGACGGAATTTAACAATAACTAATGATTTACTGAACCTTGCAACTGTCACACTAATTGTAGACCCTCTATTGAAGCTGTATCAAGATAGAATCAGAAAGCTGAGTTTTGAATCAAGACTAACCAAGGATCAAGCTGTGGGTTAAGCTGAAGAGCCAGCGGCCTCTTGTGCCGATATTGGTACGCTCGTCGATGTTCACAATGTCATCTGTCAGTGATCCAGCTACACTGTGGTAGGTGTCACCATTGCCAGCATTGTATCCAACCTTAAAAGTTGAAAGTATAAATCAGACCTAAGATTATATCAATAACAATTAGGCCACTTTAATATCAATTAAAGTTGTTGACGACAGTGCTGGTCGGTGCGAGGGATGCAtttgaaatatgaaatattatttaattattattattgttattattgtacagcattattattttacagttttgttaatttattattattattatttaacattttttcaaaatagaaGTATCTCTCTGGACTTTCCTCTTGTTAGTAACTAATGCTGTCTTGGAGCCCGAAGTGCAGTGTAAAcgattaaagatgctatgtcagatttttggccgatttgacccaaaaattttgatttaaaattcaataggtattttgatgtgggtcgagaaagttacaagctttcatttgagccattgctcgaaaaagtccgccaattattagtagcagtgaaataaagtgctcaaaattagtttttgtcgggatcccgacaatatatcatgtgaccaattcttatgtgttttataagaaacgttttaaatttttgtcatggttcctgaccattaaaagtaaaagttaaactttttttcgttagagctggtgatactctttgaaataccattcactcaaaaaaatatattttttaatgtttggggccaaaaatctgacatagcatctttaagcccAGAGGGCACAgtaacaagagggcgctgttcaatgGCGACCACCCATGTGATTAAGTATACAGATGACACTACCCTGACTGGTAAAATCTTCTCTAGCGATTAAACCCACTGCCGAAATGAACTTGTAGATAATTTTATTCATCGTTGTAATCCAAACTGTTCAATTCTCAACGTCTGGGATACAAGGGGTGACATACCTGTGCATACGGCTGGCGTCCTGCCGCTGCCCATCTTATCtctttgtaattataaatcACAAAAGACTGTGCACCATCCGTCAGTAAAACAGCTTGTAATGTATTAGTCTGCATTTGGGAAAGAAAAGGTATTTGGGTAAGATACATATTGgaatttatacaaataattgGGAGCTAAAAGTATTTAGCACTTATAGCAGCTCAACAAGCTGGGCTACTGGTGGGTCAATCTTTCTTTTTATAGAAATAACAAAGAGAGTAAACCCAGAACTGGGGCGCTGGTGTCTTTTAGCCCCCTTGTTGGGCTGTTATAGCTTTCTCTTATAATGTAACGGCGACTATGATCAGACATGTCAGATGATAAGCTTGATGTTGAACATGGACCTCGCACAAAAACTAAGTATGGTGACTGAGCTTTCGTGGTTGCAGAGCCACGATTGTGGTAAAGTCTACCCCAGGACATTCGTGGAGCCGCAACGGTTTCATGTTTCAAGAGAAAGTTGAAaacctattttttttaaactgaactgATTTCCACTTTATGGACATTATTTTTTCTGCATGTCTCTGTTGCCTTTGTCATGTAAGTCTTTTTATAGTGTGCATTTTGCGGTCGCAGAGGAGATCTTACCTTTTTTTCCAATTCTGTCTCCTTTTTATCTGTATAGTGGGATTAATTTACTCTGGGTCCAGAGAcgcttatttttttgtattttattctgtATAATATGAATGTTTGTAATGCAAGGTTTTTACTAAATTGCTACTTTTTTAACTgctgtgtattttttaaaaaaacatcttgctatttttgctcatgttttttaatcctgcattttaatgtttttcttgactgtacagcgctttgaaacagtgttaaagcgtcttataaatgcatttaagttaggttaagttaagttaagttaagttaagtttagttaagttaaaagagagccatagCAGCCCAACAATGTGTGCTACTGTACTTCTTACAGCGCCCAAGTTATGGGTCTACCAAAAGTGTACGTTAATTTTGTCTTACTATGGTTATGTCGTTGGTTCTGTAGGCTGGAACTTCGTACCAAGTTGCTATTAACATCCACGATGCTCTGAAACCAAACTGGTCACTTGCTTGTCTGACAACCGCCTCTCCACGCTCAAATATAACCTCATTGTCAGAGGTCCGAACATATGGAAGGTACGTCACTTTCCCAGTCGTTGTTTCTGATATGTCGATATCGCTCCAAAAGACTGCAAGAATTGGAATATCCCATGGAAAGTGTCTAGGAGTATACACGGACGTGCCTTCTCCGAATGAAATTAAGCCATTGGTGGACACCTTAAAGAAACAAAAGAGACACAGCAAAAATGTTAGAATTTACGAGTCATAGTTTACCCAGATATCAGGTGTGGAGGCTACAATTTCCATCCATATCCCGATGGTTGTCACTGCGCAGTCTGCGCTCCAGCTGGGCCTGGGGctttaaaacaacattaaaattaAGCGCGGGGGAACAAGGGGACCTGAGGATGTTTAGTTACTTCACGTGGCCCACACACTTTGGCTGGGATTGTTGTTGGCTGGCCGAGATTGTCGTAGCTCTCTAAAAGTAGATTTAttaatgttcatttttgttatgAAGGTCGGGAAATGGAGTTTACCCTCAATATATTTTATAGAACTACTAAATCTTTGCTTTTTAAGGATGAAGTTCATTACAGAACTTCATCCAAAATCCTCACAAAAAGAGTACAAAAACTGCTGACCAAAAGTTATTATACATTGTATCCACATGTTACCACAAGGGTAACATGaatacatattattttaatacaaaGTGACCACCTGAAGATACATGTAGGCTAATCATAATGGTTTCTAAACAAACACACTACTTACAGACTTTTTGCATATATGTTCCCATCAGGGTGACTTAAATGTATGGAAATACAGAGTGACAAGCTTATTAGAACAATTTCTATGTAAACTCATTGTTTTAAGGGAGTTTTCAGAGAAAACCCACTTCCTCATTGCTATAAATTCTCTTGGTCGATTGGAAAGGTTTAGTGTCCCTCAAGGACTGCTAGTCCTGAGCCATGGCCTTTACAGTGACTTTGTGGGTCAAGTTGAGGTAAAATGATACAAGGAGAAATTCCTTTGTCAGCGATTGGTAGTGACCAATAGCAAATATCAAATTCAAACTTAATTGTATACATGTTCAGTGAACTTTTAAACTAACCAATCGGAGATTGGTCTAGCGTCAGTGACTAGTAAAGTTAGGGGTTTAAAAGGGGATGCACAGAGGATTAGGAGTGATTCCGAATTGATGAGCACAGTGGTGAATTGAAACCTGTGAGATGGAAGATTTTGGTCATCGTAGCCATAGCTCAGGACGAGTTTTTGATCTAAGATGTTTTAAGTTGTAGTTTTAACAGTTAGTAATTTTGGAGTCGATATTTTATTGTACTgattttgttgtatttcttgTGTTTAAATGCGAGTTAATTCTAGTACAAGTGTATAATGCTTCCTCAAGAAACTTGTGTTCAATCCAAATATCTAGAATAGTGTGACTGTGATTACGTTAACCTTTCTTACAATAAGGAGAAACAATGTTAGGTTTTACTGAGATGGaactgattgtttttgttgtctcACGCTTCAATTGTACTGAGAGTTACTCCATTTTATTCTTATATAGCTTCCATATCAGCCTGAGTATGGAACGCGTTGATGATgatgtgttaaaaagagaagcattggctgaaagtgttcaggttagcttctaacttcttgtattaacttgattattcatatttttatgatgtgttaaaaagagaagcattggctgaaagtgtt from Asterias rubens chromosome 7, eAstRub1.3, whole genome shotgun sequence includes:
- the LOC117292345 gene encoding uncharacterized protein LOC117292345 gives rise to the protein MLIATWYEVPAYRTNDITITNTLQAVLLTDGAQSFVIYNYKEIRWAAAGRQPYAQVGYNAGNGDTYHSVAGSLTDDIVNIDERTNIGTRGRWLFSLTHSLILGCPDDVILPTRSTNPVLYSWIPPVFLNNRGPVDVEFDCSATIDSDCQQQDGYGTFSVGDTEVMYFGTDTSGNQYFCNFTVTVTEVDLVCPLNVTISTDPGSSTARVNWQEPDLTGWDETNFTKTAVSREAFPIGSQRVTYQQWFGINNLVLTCSFEVDVVDDEPPGINGCPDDAIIPAASTIPVPHSWVPPVFSDNSGQSVDVEFGCSATVSNECHQDGYGTFSVGDTKVMYNGTDTSVNHNFCNFTVTITVVDLVCPTTFSVVADPGLTLTRVNWLEPDLTGWDETNLTSTAVSGGEFSIGKQRVTYHQWFGMYNLVLQCSLEFLVVGQCAPEVTEDAVLGTLFWPVTMAGLTAESIERCPLTTTNAGFPRATRNCSTAPPPQYFYWKEHVIQSCGEAMKTVTVEDIVDVDVTEGNAEEVAEFLVNQTSSNSSSSESDVEAISQILENIVSAGSGDPEVTDAVIETVSNVIMNAKETQDSPDSRSSSAIIQSVEAQVSLTLQQEGKVSIQQDTIHVEAVSIDPIDASNGFSFASVQQETAGSRSPQEGSLDGTEIKTFTNASEIPNDVVASIKLPANIMYLLRQAGNSTTSLQASFIVYADDTLFQTGVMEGSNGTNNVTTKVAGSIVSLSVEGVKLKNLTDPVVIDFKILPSVSQEDIDTIKCVFWEFGEESSFWSTEGCQLAEMTDDKVSCDCDHATNFAILVLKIYGCVVWTYIGSVTKGPR